One genomic segment of Vagococcus intermedius includes these proteins:
- a CDS encoding pyruvate, water dikinase regulatory protein, with product MSKKSIYIYIISDSAGETASKLAQASVAQYEELDITFIRKTFVSETAELMEALEGALADEAIIIHTMISKEFIQVANAFCAEHDIFCMDLLSPLVNEISKRSTIEPNRIAGAVHSLNQDYFNRISAMEFAVKYDDGKDPKGFLEADIVLLGVSRTSKTPLSLFLANKNLKVANLPLMPQAHIPSQLWDVDPKKIVGLTNNPDILNKIRQERMRAYGLNPDTAYSNIDCINEELKFAADLYKKIGCVVINVADLSIEETASIIIDELDLQDFSFFG from the coding sequence ATGTCGAAAAAATCAATCTATATTTACATTATTTCTGACTCCGCAGGAGAAACAGCTTCCAAATTAGCCCAAGCTTCAGTTGCTCAATATGAAGAACTGGATATCACCTTTATTCGCAAAACATTTGTGAGTGAAACCGCTGAATTGATGGAAGCTTTAGAAGGTGCCTTGGCTGATGAAGCTATTATTATCCATACTATGATTTCTAAAGAGTTTATTCAAGTCGCCAATGCTTTTTGTGCCGAACATGATATTTTTTGTATGGATTTACTGTCTCCTTTGGTAAACGAAATCTCGAAACGGTCAACTATCGAACCTAATCGCATAGCTGGAGCTGTTCACTCTCTTAACCAAGATTACTTTAATCGTATTAGCGCAATGGAGTTTGCAGTTAAATATGATGACGGTAAGGATCCAAAGGGTTTCTTAGAGGCTGACATTGTATTACTAGGTGTTTCGCGTACTTCTAAAACACCTTTAAGTTTATTTTTAGCCAATAAAAACCTAAAAGTTGCTAACCTGCCTCTTATGCCTCAAGCCCATATCCCTTCTCAACTCTGGGATGTTGACCCTAAAAAAATTGTCGGCTTAACTAATAATCCTGACATTCTAAATAAGATTAGACAAGAACGTATGAGAGCTTATGGCCTTAACCCTGACACGGCCTATTCTAATATTGATTGCATTAACGAAGAACTTAAATTCGCTGCAGATTTATATAAAAAAATTGGGTGTGTCGTTATTAACGTTGCTGATTTATCTATCGAGGAAACTGCCTCAATTATTATTGACGAATTAGACTTACAAGATTTCAGCTTCTTTGGCTAA
- a CDS encoding Fur family transcriptional regulator → MRSMHLEEALKVMKTQGFKYTKKREAMLQFLIEEDKYTSAKEVYDFMSDDYAGISYDTIYRNLHDFSKIDLLEVTELNGEKKFRFHCSHQHIGHHHHFICTECGATREIRMCPMDYFKEQLSGCEIESHRFEIFGKCEKCLSKK, encoded by the coding sequence ATGAGAAGCATGCATTTAGAAGAAGCGCTGAAAGTAATGAAAACCCAAGGGTTTAAGTACACAAAAAAACGCGAAGCAATGTTGCAATTTCTAATTGAAGAAGATAAATATACGAGTGCCAAAGAAGTCTATGATTTTATGTCAGATGATTACGCCGGAATCAGTTATGACACTATTTACCGAAACTTACATGATTTTTCTAAAATTGATTTATTAGAAGTGACAGAACTAAATGGTGAAAAGAAGTTTAGATTTCATTGCAGTCATCAACATATAGGACATCACCATCATTTTATTTGTACGGAATGTGGGGCAACTAGAGAGATTAGGATGTGTCCGATGGATTATTTTAAGGAGCAACTTTCAGGCTGTGAGATTGAAAGCCATCGTTTTGAAATTTTCGGAAAATGCGAAAAGTGTTTAAGTAAAAAATAG
- the rpsU gene encoding 30S ribosomal protein S21 gives MSKTVVKKNESLDDALRRFKRSVSKTGTLQEYRKREYYEKPSVKRKKKSEAARKRKKF, from the coding sequence ATGTCAAAAACAGTTGTTAAGAAAAATGAATCTCTTGATGATGCTCTTCGTCGCTTCAAACGTTCCGTTTCAAAAACTGGTACTTTGCAAGAATACCGCAAACGTGAGTATTACGAAAAACCAAGTGTGAAGCGTAAGAAAAAATCTGAAGCAGCGAGAAAACGCAAGAAATTCTAG
- a CDS encoding GatB/YqeY domain-containing protein: MSLLTTLNEDIKTAMKAKDKPTLDVLRLLKSSVQNEQISKGADLTSEEEVTVLAREMKQRRDSLVEFENADRPDLVETVKAGITIVEKYLPKQLDESEVREIVAEAIEKTGATSGKEFGKVMGAVMPKVKGKADGNLVNSVVKELLN; encoded by the coding sequence ATGTCGCTTCTTACAACGTTGAACGAAGATATTAAAACAGCGATGAAAGCTAAAGATAAACCAACTTTAGATGTTCTTCGTTTACTAAAATCATCTGTTCAAAACGAACAAATCTCAAAAGGCGCAGACTTAACTTCGGAAGAGGAAGTGACAGTTCTAGCCCGTGAAATGAAGCAACGTCGTGATTCACTAGTTGAATTCGAAAATGCTGATCGTCCAGATTTGGTTGAAACAGTAAAAGCGGGAATTACTATAGTTGAAAAATACTTACCTAAACAATTAGACGAATCTGAGGTTCGTGAGATTGTAGCTGAAGCCATTGAAAAAACTGGAGCAACTTCTGGAAAAGAATTTGGTAAAGTAATGGGTGCAGTGATGCCTAAAGTTAAAGGTAAAGCTGATGGTAATTTGGTGAATTCAGTAGTGAAAGAGCTACTAAATTAA
- a CDS encoding PhoH family protein: protein MLDSIKESLEILVKNQDEVHQLLGNNDQHLKLIEENQHVDIHSRGEVIKITGEKEAVQQVFNILKKLQILILRGIPISTPDVVTALKMANKGTLDYFTDMYEAEILKDKNGRPIRVKTYGQKEYVETIKKKDVTFGVGPAGTGKTYLAVVMAISALKKGEVQKIILTRPAVEAGESLGFLPGDLKEKVDPYLRPVYDALYAIFGMDHTNRLMERGIIEIAPLAYMRGRTLEDAFVILDEAQNTTIAQMKMFLTRLGFNSKMIVNGDVSQIDLPRGVMSGLVHAQKTLSTINKIGFVTFNSSDVVRHPVVAEIIEAYKEQGTVKSSQQDIDRE, encoded by the coding sequence TTGTTAGACTCAATCAAAGAATCTTTAGAAATCTTGGTTAAAAATCAAGATGAAGTTCATCAATTATTAGGAAACAATGATCAACATTTAAAATTGATTGAAGAGAATCAGCATGTAGACATTCATAGTCGCGGTGAAGTGATTAAGATTACGGGTGAAAAAGAAGCAGTACAGCAGGTTTTTAATATCTTGAAAAAGCTTCAAATTTTAATTTTACGTGGGATTCCAATTAGTACCCCTGATGTTGTGACAGCCTTAAAAATGGCAAACAAAGGGACTTTGGACTATTTTACAGACATGTATGAGGCGGAGATTTTAAAGGATAAAAATGGTCGGCCAATCCGTGTCAAAACTTACGGACAAAAAGAATATGTTGAAACAATTAAGAAAAAAGACGTAACGTTTGGTGTGGGACCAGCTGGAACAGGGAAAACTTATCTAGCAGTTGTCATGGCTATTTCGGCCTTGAAGAAAGGTGAGGTTCAAAAAATAATCTTGACTCGCCCAGCAGTTGAGGCAGGAGAAAGTTTGGGCTTTTTACCAGGAGACTTAAAAGAAAAAGTTGATCCTTATTTAAGACCCGTGTACGATGCTCTTTATGCCATATTTGGTATGGACCATACCAATCGTTTAATGGAGAGAGGGATTATTGAGATTGCACCACTTGCCTATATGCGTGGGCGAACATTAGAAGATGCCTTTGTAATTTTAGACGAAGCCCAAAATACGACCATTGCCCAAATGAAAATGTTTTTAACACGTCTTGGGTTCAATTCTAAAATGATTGTAAATGGTGATGTGTCACAAATTGATTTACCAAGAGGGGTGATGAGTGGCTTGGTTCACGCTCAAAAAACGCTAAGCACGATCAATAAGATTGGTTTCGTCACATTTAATTCGAGTGACGTGGTAAGACATCCTGTGGTAGCTGAGATTATTGAGGCATATAAAGAACAAGGAACAGTAAAGTCATCACAACAGGATATTGATCGAGAGTAA
- a CDS encoding HD family phosphohydrolase — translation MKLKDVRVGKYKFGKRYMLLLGLGFAIICFLLVYGNVRQKEVSITEGQLAEETIRANKTIENRYETEEKRVLAAEAVSPEYTYSKDIGRKQTELIEQLFKLITEVSQEAKKEYESERANTKDKDSVQKVTKEEKVVLLKKKFESINQDDISFYQGFPNVFYEGIFELSESDVETVKKESITLVETKMAEPIRSSNLESVRQKVNDEIQYLNINRDLQQLIKYVADRAIVINEAANDKKTEELRDQAKNNVKPVMIYQGEVIVREGVQIDKRAIQKLEILGLTNREPSLFPLVALGLLIILQMAVLGYLVMTTKGQEKQIRFMTFYVVMMLVGIIVMKALLIFEAENMSALPMTFPAAFTPLVLNLFINRRASIMGALFQVAFSIFVFYELLGTSTMLLIAVTYAFTGMMAALIPRERIGRQLGAAAIWLIIFPLVFVLLMAIYQGMEFQDSKTLTLLVCALVGNVFTYLMSVGLHPYIELLLNDDSVLVLNELSNPNHPLLKQLLEEAPGTYHHSMMVASLSANAVADIGGKSLLTRVGCYYHDIGKIKHANFFVENLPDGAENPHNFLLPEDSKEIIFSHVSEGVKILEKEKMPQMVIDICRQHHGTTLMSFFYSKAKERNSEVTEEEFRYPGPRPQSKEAGVVSLADTCEAAVRAMDHPSNDKIREFVHKLIDGRIKDGQLDDTGLTLKEIRIIENSLVNGLCSTFHSRIKYPKMQSEAEKMKKEQEERS, via the coding sequence ATGAAATTAAAAGATGTCAGAGTTGGTAAGTATAAGTTTGGTAAAAGGTACATGCTTTTATTAGGACTAGGATTTGCCATTATTTGTTTTTTATTGGTATATGGAAATGTGAGACAAAAAGAAGTTTCGATTACAGAAGGCCAGTTGGCTGAGGAAACGATTCGTGCCAACAAAACAATAGAAAATAGATATGAAACAGAAGAAAAAAGAGTATTAGCTGCCGAAGCAGTCAGTCCAGAATATACTTACAGTAAAGATATTGGACGCAAACAGACAGAATTAATTGAACAACTTTTCAAATTGATTACAGAAGTAAGTCAAGAAGCTAAGAAGGAATATGAGAGTGAGCGGGCTAACACTAAAGATAAAGACAGTGTTCAAAAAGTAACCAAAGAAGAAAAAGTTGTATTATTAAAGAAAAAATTTGAAAGTATTAATCAGGATGATATTAGTTTTTATCAAGGTTTTCCCAATGTTTTTTATGAAGGTATTTTTGAATTATCAGAAAGTGATGTTGAAACAGTTAAGAAAGAAAGTATCACACTTGTTGAAACTAAGATGGCTGAACCAATTAGAAGTAGCAATCTAGAATCAGTTCGTCAGAAGGTCAATGATGAAATTCAATATTTAAATATCAATCGTGATTTGCAACAATTAATTAAATATGTTGCAGATCGAGCAATTGTTATTAATGAAGCGGCTAATGATAAGAAAACAGAAGAGTTACGTGATCAGGCTAAGAACAATGTGAAGCCTGTTATGATTTATCAAGGTGAAGTGATTGTACGTGAAGGAGTTCAAATTGATAAAAGAGCGATTCAAAAGCTTGAGATTTTAGGTTTAACCAATCGAGAACCATCGCTGTTTCCTTTAGTTGCCTTGGGACTATTGATTATTTTACAAATGGCAGTACTAGGTTACCTTGTGATGACGACCAAAGGTCAAGAGAAGCAAATAAGATTTATGACGTTTTATGTCGTCATGATGCTAGTCGGTATTATTGTGATGAAAGCACTATTAATTTTTGAAGCTGAAAATATGTCGGCGCTGCCGATGACTTTCCCAGCAGCCTTTACGCCTCTTGTTTTAAATTTATTTATCAACCGCAGAGCAAGTATTATGGGTGCGTTATTTCAGGTAGCTTTTTCAATCTTCGTTTTTTATGAGTTATTAGGAACGAGTACGATGTTATTGATTGCTGTGACTTATGCCTTTACCGGGATGATGGCAGCTTTAATTCCTCGTGAAAGGATTGGGCGTCAGCTAGGAGCAGCTGCTATCTGGTTGATTATCTTCCCTCTAGTTTTTGTCCTACTAATGGCCATCTATCAAGGGATGGAGTTTCAAGATTCTAAAACATTAACGCTATTAGTTTGTGCTTTGGTGGGGAATGTCTTTACGTATCTAATGTCTGTAGGGCTACATCCCTATATTGAATTATTACTAAATGATGATAGTGTCCTGGTCTTAAATGAATTAAGTAATCCTAATCATCCGTTATTAAAGCAATTGTTAGAAGAAGCACCTGGGACTTATCATCATAGTATGATGGTAGCGAGTCTTAGTGCCAATGCGGTAGCGGATATTGGCGGGAAATCACTCTTAACTCGTGTAGGTTGTTATTATCATGATATAGGTAAAATTAAACATGCTAACTTTTTCGTAGAAAATTTACCTGATGGGGCAGAAAATCCTCATAATTTCCTTTTACCAGAAGATAGTAAAGAGATTATATTTAGTCATGTTAGCGAAGGCGTCAAGATTTTAGAAAAGGAAAAAATGCCACAAATGGTAATTGATATTTGTCGTCAACACCATGGGACAACGCTGATGAGCTTCTTCTATTCGAAAGCGAAAGAACGAAATTCTGAAGTGACTGAGGAAGAGTTTAGGTATCCAGGACCACGTCCACAGTCCAAAGAAGCTGGCGTTGTAAGTTTAGCAGATACGTGTGAGGCAGCAGTTCGGGCGATGGATCATCCTTCTAATGATAAAATTAGAGAATTTGTCCACAAATTGATTGATGGACGTATCAAAGATGGTCAGTTGGATGATACAGGTTTGACCTTAAAAGAGATTCGAATTATTGAAAACTCACTGGTTAATGGTTTATGTAGTACCTTCCATTCACGCATTAAATATCCAAAAATGCAGTCAGAAGCCGAAAAGATGAAAAAAGAACAGGAAGAGAGATCTTAA
- the ybeY gene encoding rRNA maturation RNase YbeY has translation MEITLMDETNQVSQVQLDEIEKILTFAGEQLDLEIETEMSVTFMDNARIQEINRDYREKDMPTDVISFALEELGEDEMPIIFDEEFETMPRNIGDIMISIERAEEQAKEYGHSYERELGFLAIHGFLHLNGYDHMTPEDEKEMFDLQRKILEAYGLER, from the coding sequence ATGGAAATAACTTTAATGGATGAAACAAATCAAGTTAGCCAAGTTCAGCTTGATGAAATTGAAAAGATTTTAACCTTTGCTGGTGAGCAGTTGGATTTAGAAATTGAAACAGAAATGTCTGTAACCTTTATGGATAATGCTAGAATTCAAGAAATTAATCGTGACTATCGTGAAAAAGATATGCCAACGGATGTGATTAGTTTTGCTTTAGAAGAGCTTGGTGAAGATGAAATGCCAATTATCTTTGATGAGGAATTTGAAACGATGCCACGCAATATTGGAGATATTATGATTTCGATTGAGCGAGCTGAAGAACAAGCCAAAGAATATGGTCATTCATATGAACGTGAGCTTGGATTTTTAGCAATCCATGGCTTTTTACACTTAAATGGTTATGATCATATGACGCCAGAAGATGAAAAAGAAATGTTTGACTTGCAAAGAAAGATCTTAGAAGCATATGGACTTGAGAGATAA
- a CDS encoding diacylglycerol kinase family protein, whose product MDLRDKKVSKNKNLLTAAKHACDGLLQALQEERNLKIHVGMAVVISFLGVAFQLSLTEWRWLMLIIFLVILMEMLNTITENLVDLITGGKYHPLAKKVKDMAAGVVLLSAVLALAVGSLIFIPKIINWLYM is encoded by the coding sequence ATGGACTTGAGAGATAAGAAAGTCAGTAAAAATAAAAACCTTTTAACTGCTGCAAAACATGCGTGTGACGGTTTGCTTCAGGCCCTTCAAGAAGAACGAAATTTAAAAATCCACGTGGGAATGGCGGTTGTCATCAGCTTTTTAGGTGTAGCTTTTCAACTGTCATTAACTGAGTGGCGTTGGCTAATGTTAATTATCTTTTTAGTTATCTTAATGGAAATGCTAAATACGATTACAGAAAATTTAGTAGATTTGATAACAGGTGGTAAGTATCATCCCTTAGCTAAAAAAGTTAAAGATATGGCAGCAGGTGTGGTATTATTAAGTGCAGTACTTGCATTAGCAGTTGGTAGTTTGATATTTATTCCCAAGATTATCAATTGGTTATACATGTAA
- the era gene encoding GTPase Era — protein MNSKEHKSGFVAIIGRPNVGKSTLLNRIVKQKIAIMSDKAQTTRNKIQGVYTTPDAQIVFIDTPGIHKPKHRLGDFMVETAYSALREVDATLFMVSAEQPRGRGDDFIIERLKKSETPVYLIINKIDTIHPDKLFGIIEDYQSQMDFAEIVPISATEGNNVDKLLTILESKMPEGPQYYPEDQVTDHPEYFIVSELVREKVLLLTREEVPHSVAVVVEDMRRDEYDKVHVQATIIVERSSQKGIIIGKGGKMLKDIGIKARKDIENLLGNKVYLELWVKVQKNWRDKQKHLQDYGYRDMDY, from the coding sequence ATGAATTCAAAGGAACATAAATCAGGATTTGTGGCGATTATTGGTCGCCCAAACGTTGGTAAATCAACATTATTAAATCGTATAGTAAAACAAAAAATTGCGATTATGAGTGATAAAGCTCAAACAACACGTAATAAAATTCAAGGGGTTTATACAACTCCAGATGCTCAAATAGTCTTCATTGACACACCTGGTATTCATAAACCGAAACATCGCTTAGGTGATTTTATGGTTGAAACAGCTTATAGTGCCTTACGTGAAGTGGATGCTACTTTATTTATGGTAAGTGCAGAGCAGCCACGTGGACGTGGAGATGATTTTATTATCGAACGTTTGAAAAAAAGTGAAACGCCTGTCTATTTAATTATCAATAAGATTGATACGATTCATCCAGATAAATTATTTGGGATTATTGAAGATTACCAATCGCAAATGGACTTTGCTGAAATTGTTCCAATCTCAGCAACTGAAGGAAATAATGTTGATAAGTTATTAACTATTTTAGAAAGCAAGATGCCTGAAGGTCCTCAATACTATCCAGAAGACCAAGTAACAGATCACCCAGAATACTTCATCGTATCAGAATTAGTACGTGAAAAAGTATTATTATTAACGCGTGAGGAAGTGCCACATTCAGTAGCAGTTGTGGTTGAGGATATGCGTCGTGATGAGTATGATAAAGTTCATGTTCAAGCAACAATTATTGTTGAGCGTTCAAGCCAAAAAGGAATCATTATTGGTAAGGGCGGTAAGATGTTAAAAGATATTGGGATTAAAGCCCGTAAAGATATTGAAAACTTGTTAGGTAATAAAGTTTATTTAGAGCTTTGGGTCAAAGTTCAGAAAAACTGGCGTGATAAACAAAAACATTTACAAGACTATGGCTATCGCGATATGGATTATTAA
- the recO gene encoding DNA repair protein RecO yields the protein MGLRTETKGLVLYTRNHREKDKLVKLFTEKYGKLMFFVRNGNRRNNSLSAAILPFTEANYLAEIKVEGLSFLNDAKDITSHTAIQQDIFISAYGTYILNLVDAAIEDQVYDPALFGFTRQALDYLNEGIDPEIITNIFEIQLLNRFGLEFNWTSCAICGETHGKFDFSSLYSGILCEKHFERDHRRQHADARAIHFIRLFSSISLDQIQSINLKQETKNNIRKTIDELYEEFTGLNLKSKKFIDEMKSWETLIKPLEPRQGTREDEMPDS from the coding sequence ATGGGGCTTCGAACAGAAACCAAAGGACTAGTATTATATACGCGAAATCATAGAGAAAAAGATAAGTTAGTCAAATTATTCACAGAAAAATATGGTAAGCTGATGTTTTTTGTAAGAAATGGTAACCGACGGAATAATAGTCTTTCGGCAGCCATTCTGCCTTTTACCGAAGCTAATTATTTAGCAGAAATTAAGGTAGAAGGACTGTCCTTTTTAAATGATGCCAAAGATATCACCAGTCATACCGCGATTCAACAAGATATTTTTATCAGTGCTTATGGCACTTATATATTGAATTTGGTCGATGCCGCGATTGAAGACCAAGTGTATGACCCAGCCTTATTCGGTTTTACTAGACAAGCTCTTGACTATCTCAATGAAGGAATTGATCCAGAAATCATTACTAATATATTTGAAATCCAACTTTTAAATCGTTTTGGTTTAGAATTTAATTGGACAAGCTGTGCGATTTGTGGAGAAACTCATGGAAAGTTTGATTTTTCTTCTTTGTACTCAGGGATTTTGTGTGAGAAACATTTTGAGCGAGATCATAGACGTCAACATGCTGATGCACGGGCTATTCATTTTATCAGGTTATTTTCATCCATTAGCCTAGATCAAATTCAGTCGATAAATTTAAAACAGGAGACAAAAAATAATATTCGCAAAACGATAGATGAGTTGTATGAAGAGTTTACGGGTCTTAATTTAAAGTCTAAAAAATTCATTGATGAAATGAAATCATGGGAGACACTGATAAAGCCTTTGGAACCACGTCAAGGAACTCGTGAAGATGAAATGCCAGACAGTTAG
- the glyQ gene encoding glycine--tRNA ligase subunit alpha translates to MKKKLTVQEMILTLQKFWSEQGCMLMQAYDTEKGAGTMSPYTFLRAIGPEPWNAAYVEPSRRPDDGRYGENPNRLFQHHQFQVVMKPSPNNIQELYLQSLELIGINPLEHDIRFVEDNWENPSMGCAGLGWEVWLDGMEITQFTYFQQVGGLECSPVTSEITFGIERLASYVQEVESVYDLEWTDGVKYGEIFIQPEYEHSKYAFEVSNQEMLFDLFEKYQAEAEKCIAEGLVHPAYDYVLKCSHAFNLLDARGAVSVTERAGFLSRIRKMARELAKTFVAEREKLGFPLLNKDTTKEAK, encoded by the coding sequence ATGAAAAAGAAACTGACAGTACAAGAAATGATTTTAACATTACAAAAATTCTGGTCGGAACAAGGTTGTATGTTAATGCAAGCTTATGATACAGAAAAAGGAGCAGGTACGATGAGTCCTTACACCTTCTTACGTGCTATTGGGCCAGAGCCATGGAATGCTGCTTATGTAGAACCGTCACGTCGACCAGATGATGGTCGTTATGGTGAAAATCCTAACCGTTTATTCCAGCATCACCAGTTCCAAGTTGTGATGAAGCCCTCACCGAACAATATTCAAGAATTATACTTACAAAGTTTAGAGCTTATTGGGATTAACCCATTAGAGCATGATATTCGCTTTGTTGAAGATAACTGGGAAAATCCTTCAATGGGTTGTGCAGGCTTAGGTTGGGAAGTTTGGCTAGACGGAATGGAAATCACCCAGTTTACCTATTTCCAACAAGTTGGTGGCTTAGAATGTAGCCCTGTTACAAGTGAGATTACATTTGGGATTGAAAGACTTGCCTCTTACGTTCAAGAAGTTGAAAGTGTTTATGATTTAGAATGGACAGATGGTGTTAAATATGGTGAAATCTTTATTCAACCAGAGTATGAACATTCAAAATACGCTTTTGAAGTGAGTAATCAAGAGATGTTATTTGATTTATTTGAAAAATATCAAGCAGAAGCAGAAAAATGTATCGCTGAAGGGTTAGTTCATCCCGCCTATGATTATGTTTTAAAATGCAGCCATGCCTTTAACTTATTAGATGCTCGTGGAGCAGTTTCAGTAACAGAGCGTGCAGGCTTTTTATCACGTATTCGTAAAATGGCGCGTGAACTTGCCAAAACATTTGTAGCAGAACGTGAAAAATTAGGATTCCCACTATTAAATAAAGACACTACTAAGGAGGCTAAATAA
- the glyS gene encoding glycine--tRNA ligase subunit beta has translation MAHNFLLEIGLEEMPAHVVTPSVIQLKEKTEKFLKENRLTFDSIEMFSTPRRLAIRINELADKQEDIEEEAKGPAKKIALDDEGNWSKAAQGFVRGQGLTPDDIFFKEIKGVEYVHVNKFVKGETAKTILAGMVDVIKSISFPVSMHWASYDFRYIRPIHWLVALLDDEVVPFELLDSKTGRCSRGHRFLGQEATIKSATTYESDLKEQFVLVDANERQELIVKQIVALEAKQNFKVTLDAELMEEVNNLVEYPTAFVGNFEAKYLDIPEEVLITSMKEHQRYFYVTDNDGKLLPHFVSVRNGNAEHIDNVIKGNEKVLTARLEDAEFFYRDDKELSIAECVEKLKQVTFHEKIGSIYEKMQRTGAVAQLLGQKLGLTVAELALLQRASDIYKFDLMTNMVGEFPELQGIMGEKYALMQGENPAVAKAIREHYLPVSSEGDLPVSMLGAILAVSDKIDSVMSFFNAGMIPSGSNDPYGLRRQTYGIVRIVAKMGWDFPLSEIQEEIATLINSDTTRFGIEVTVAPTQVIDFMKARMKQYLSTKKVRHDIIEAVINADSSNLTTMVEAATILKARHQEEDFKPSIEALTRTINLAAKGYDLLAADIEVAVEPSLFENDAEKALYDAVTKVEASIKTESLADNYDALKELYPLIEAYFEETMVMVEDEKVKNNRLRQLYRIARMVRSFASLDLLVVK, from the coding sequence ATGGCACATAACTTTTTATTAGAAATTGGCTTAGAAGAGATGCCCGCTCATGTTGTGACACCAAGTGTTATCCAGCTGAAGGAAAAAACCGAAAAATTTTTAAAGGAAAATCGTCTAACTTTTGACTCAATCGAAATGTTCTCAACGCCTCGTCGTTTAGCTATCCGCATCAACGAGTTGGCTGATAAGCAAGAAGATATTGAAGAGGAAGCGAAAGGACCAGCAAAAAAAATTGCTTTGGATGATGAAGGCAATTGGTCAAAGGCAGCTCAAGGGTTTGTTCGTGGTCAAGGACTGACACCTGATGACATTTTCTTTAAAGAAATCAAAGGGGTCGAATATGTTCATGTCAATAAATTTGTTAAAGGCGAGACGGCTAAAACAATTTTAGCAGGGATGGTTGATGTAATTAAGAGTATTAGTTTCCCCGTTAGTATGCATTGGGCAAGTTATGATTTTAGATATATTCGTCCGATTCATTGGTTAGTTGCTTTATTAGATGACGAGGTAGTCCCTTTTGAGTTATTAGATAGCAAAACAGGACGTTGTTCTCGTGGTCATCGTTTCTTAGGACAAGAAGCTACTATCAAGAGTGCTACAACTTATGAGTCCGACTTAAAAGAACAATTTGTTTTAGTTGATGCAAATGAGCGTCAAGAGCTAATTGTTAAACAAATTGTTGCCTTAGAAGCGAAACAAAACTTCAAGGTAACACTTGATGCCGAATTAATGGAGGAAGTTAACAATTTAGTAGAGTATCCCACTGCTTTTGTTGGAAATTTTGAGGCAAAGTATCTTGATATTCCGGAAGAAGTTTTAATAACGTCAATGAAAGAACATCAACGTTATTTCTATGTGACTGATAATGATGGTAAACTGCTACCTCATTTTGTCTCAGTACGTAATGGTAATGCTGAACATATTGACAATGTCATTAAAGGAAATGAAAAAGTATTAACGGCACGATTAGAGGATGCGGAATTTTTCTATCGTGATGATAAAGAACTAAGCATTGCTGAGTGTGTCGAAAAATTAAAACAAGTAACATTCCACGAAAAAATTGGTTCAATTTATGAAAAAATGCAACGTACAGGTGCTGTTGCCCAGTTACTAGGTCAAAAATTAGGGTTAACGGTTGCTGAGCTTGCTTTATTACAAAGAGCTTCTGATATTTATAAATTTGATTTGATGACGAATATGGTCGGTGAGTTCCCAGAGTTACAGGGAATTATGGGAGAGAAGTATGCCTTGATGCAAGGTGAAAATCCAGCAGTAGCTAAAGCTATTCGTGAGCACTATTTACCAGTCTCAAGTGAAGGCGATTTACCAGTTTCAATGTTAGGTGCTATCCTGGCTGTGTCTGATAAAATTGATTCTGTTATGAGTTTCTTTAATGCTGGCATGATACCAAGTGGATCAAATGATCCTTATGGGTTACGTCGTCAAACCTATGGCATTGTAAGAATTGTGGCTAAAATGGGTTGGGATTTCCCACTATCTGAAATCCAAGAAGAGATTGCAACACTTATTAATAGTGATACGACTCGCTTTGGTATTGAAGTGACTGTTGCCCCAACTCAAGTAATCGATTTTATGAAAGCACGCATGAAACAATATCTTTCAACTAAAAAAGTCCGTCATGATATTATTGAAGCGGTTATTAATGCTGACTCAAGTAACTTGACAACCATGGTAGAAGCAGCAACTATTTTAAAAGCACGTCATCAAGAAGAGGATTTCAAACCATCAATTGAAGCCTTAACGCGGACAATTAATTTAGCTGCTAAGGGGTATGACTTATTAGCTGCTGATATTGAAGTAGCTGTCGAGCCAAGTTTATTCGAAAATGATGCTGAAAAAGCCTTGTATGATGCTGTGACTAAAGTGGAGGCTTCCATTAAAACTGAGTCATTAGCGGATAATTACGATGCTTTAAAAGAGTTGTATCCCTTAATTGAAGCTTATTTCGAGGAAACAATGGTAATGGTCGAAGACGAAAAAGTTAAAAATAATCGTTTACGTCAGCTATATCGTATTGCACGTATGGTTCGTTCATTTGCTAGCTTAGATTTGTTAGTTGTAAAATAA